In Rhodospirillaceae bacterium, a single window of DNA contains:
- a CDS encoding 7-cyano-7-deazaguanine synthase produces MRLLLFSGGVESTCLAHELQPDLLLTIDYGQKPVLGETRAATTIASRLSLRHELISVPMQEMGRGDMAGSHPARDEAIPEWWPYRNQMLITLAAMRYEREGLQEIIIGTMKTDSVHSDGTQQFITNIDVLMRCQAPYVTVVAPAINMTTLELVGRSRTPRELLGWTHSCHRSSIACGVCRGCYKTIQLFKELDEEGKI; encoded by the coding sequence GTGAGGCTGTTGCTATTTTCTGGCGGCGTTGAATCAACATGTCTTGCACATGAACTTCAGCCTGATCTTCTCTTAACAATCGATTATGGACAGAAACCTGTATTGGGTGAAACTAGAGCGGCGACGACAATCGCATCAAGGCTTTCGCTTAGGCATGAATTGATTAGTGTTCCGATGCAAGAAATGGGTCGTGGCGATATGGCTGGTTCTCATCCAGCAAGAGATGAGGCCATCCCAGAATGGTGGCCATACCGCAATCAAATGCTGATAACTCTTGCAGCTATGCGTTATGAGCGTGAGGGACTTCAGGAAATCATTATTGGCACTATGAAAACAGACTCCGTCCATTCAGATGGCACACAACAGTTTATTACAAACATTGATGTACTAATGAGGTGCCAAGCGCCGTATGTGACTGTTGTTGCTCCCGCGATTAATATGACAACGCTAGAACTCGTTGGGCGTTCTAGAACCCCAAGAGAACTTTTGGGTTGGACGCATTCATGCCATCGTTCATCTATAGCATGCGGAGTTTGTCGTGGCTGCTATAAGACGATTCAGCTTTTCAAAGAGCTTGATGAGGAAGGAAAAATATAA
- the accC gene encoding acetyl-CoA carboxylase biotin carboxylase subunit — MFEKVLIANRGEIALRIQRACREMGIRTVAVHSTADETAMHVRLADESICIGPPAAKDSYLSVPAILSAAAISNADAIHPGYGFLSENASFATMVEEHGFTFIGPKPEHITLMGDKIAAKQAVKDAGIPVVPGSDGAVNDIDTALKTATDIGYPVLVKATAGGGGRGMKLATSADELPGAIQMAQKEAEAAFGNGEVYFEKYLTKPRHIEIQVLADGFGNVVHLGERDCSLQRRHQKILEEAPSPALNEDTRRKIGTIAAEAVRKIGYRSAGTIEFLYEDGEFYFIEMNTRLQVEHPITEMITGLDIVREMVRIAAGAPLGYEQDDVRFSGHAIECRINAEHPETFMPSPGTIGDYHAPGGLGVRVDSAIYSGYVVPPYYDSMIAKLIVHGANRNECLMRLRRSLAEYVIDGIETSIPLHQKLMSEVDFVNGDYDIHWLEKFVGLDD; from the coding sequence ATGTTCGAGAAAGTTCTCATTGCCAATCGTGGTGAAATTGCCCTGCGCATCCAGCGTGCCTGCCGGGAAATGGGCATCCGCACCGTTGCCGTTCATTCGACGGCCGATGAAACGGCAATGCATGTGCGTCTTGCCGATGAAAGTATTTGCATCGGCCCACCGGCGGCCAAGGATAGTTACCTGAGTGTTCCGGCGATCCTGTCAGCCGCCGCCATTTCCAATGCCGACGCCATTCATCCCGGTTACGGTTTCCTGTCCGAAAATGCTTCTTTTGCGACCATGGTCGAAGAACACGGCTTTACCTTCATCGGCCCCAAGCCCGAACACATCACCCTGATGGGCGACAAGATCGCCGCCAAACAGGCCGTCAAGGACGCCGGTATTCCGGTGGTTCCGGGATCTGATGGCGCCGTCAACGATATAGATACCGCCTTGAAGACCGCAACCGACATTGGCTACCCAGTGTTGGTCAAGGCGACGGCGGGTGGCGGTGGTCGCGGCATGAAGCTGGCCACGTCGGCTGATGAACTGCCCGGCGCGATCCAGATGGCGCAGAAGGAAGCCGAGGCCGCCTTCGGCAACGGTGAGGTCTATTTTGAAAAATACCTGACCAAGCCGCGGCATATCGAAATTCAGGTTCTCGCTGACGGCTTTGGTAATGTGGTTCACCTGGGGGAGCGCGATTGCTCGCTTCAACGACGCCACCAGAAAATCCTTGAGGAAGCCCCCTCCCCGGCATTGAACGAGGACACGCGCCGGAAAATTGGCACCATCGCCGCCGAGGCGGTCAGGAAAATTGGCTACCGCAGCGCCGGAACTATTGAATTCCTGTACGAGGACGGTGAATTTTATTTCATCGAAATGAACACCCGACTGCAGGTCGAACACCCGATCACTGAAATGATTACCGGCCTTGATATCGTCCGCGAGATGGTCCGTATCGCCGCCGGTGCGCCGCTGGGCTACGAGCAGGACGATGTTCGTTTTTCCGGCCACGCCATCGAATGCCGGATCAATGCCGAACACCCCGAAACCTTCATGCCGTCGCCGGGCACCATCGGTGATTATCACGCACCGGGAGGCCTTGGCGTGCGCGTCGATTCAGCCATTTATTCAGGTTATGTGGTGCCGCCCTATTATGATTCGATGATCGCCAAACTGATCGTCCACGGTGCCAACCGTAACGAATGCCTGATGCGCCTCAGGCGCTCGCTCGCCGAATACGTTATCGACGGCATCGAAACCTCGATCCCGCTTCATCAAAAACTGATGTCGGAAGTTGATTTCGTCAACGGCGACTACGATATCCACTGGCTGGAAAAATTTGTCGGTCTTGACGATTAA
- a CDS encoding DEAD/DEAH box helicase produces MNFSDLGLGDGVLKAVEDAGYTTPTPIQEQAIPIVLMGRDILGCAQTGTGKTAGFTLPMIDVLASGRAKARMPRSLILEPTRELAAQVADNFDTYGKYHKLSKALLIGGSSMNEQLKVIDRGPDVLIATPGRLLDLFERGRLLMTDVKILVIDEADRMLDMGFIPDVEKIVSLISPMRQTLFFSATVAPEIRRLADKFLMNPKEITIAKLETSDETITQGLIMVPHGDGRRPGGGQKEKRAALRRLIAQEDVKDALIFCNRKRDIGTLHRSMTKHGYSVGQLHGDMAQPARMEMLQRFKENKFTYMICSDVAARGLDIPALSHVFNFDVPSHAEDYVHRIGRTGRAGLQGHAYTIAVAEDRKYIEAITRLIGKEIPPFGQTGFKVVENPKPVKATPDKEDTPKEAAEEQTPDQVPAKAQEQTSEQAAPKQERERNRSRGGRGRGRGRQPRDEKPADKPADKEAAKPQPQRQKQARPQQQPRPAQNSGDEKQKFGDSGNVPAFMRRPGDK; encoded by the coding sequence TTTCAGATCTTGGACTTGGCGACGGCGTCCTAAAAGCCGTCGAAGACGCAGGTTACACCACCCCCACTCCCATTCAGGAGCAGGCCATTCCTATTGTGCTGATGGGCCGCGACATTTTGGGTTGCGCGCAGACCGGCACTGGCAAGACGGCCGGCTTCACCCTGCCGATGATCGACGTGCTGGCCTCGGGCCGGGCAAAAGCGCGGATGCCGCGCTCGTTGATTCTCGAGCCGACACGCGAGCTTGCTGCCCAGGTTGCCGACAACTTCGACACCTACGGCAAGTACCACAAATTGAGCAAGGCGCTGCTGATCGGCGGCTCGTCCATGAACGAACAATTGAAAGTCATCGACCGCGGCCCCGACGTGCTGATCGCCACCCCCGGTCGGCTGCTTGATTTGTTTGAGCGCGGACGCCTGCTGATGACCGATGTCAAGATTCTGGTTATCGACGAAGCGGACCGGATGCTCGACATGGGCTTCATCCCCGATGTTGAAAAGATCGTCTCGCTGATTTCACCGATGCGTCAGACCTTGTTTTTCTCGGCCACCGTGGCCCCGGAAATTCGCCGTCTTGCCGACAAATTCCTGATGAACCCGAAAGAAATCACCATCGCCAAGCTGGAAACCAGCGACGAGACCATCACCCAGGGACTGATCATGGTTCCGCACGGCGATGGGCGACGCCCCGGTGGCGGGCAAAAAGAAAAACGCGCAGCCCTTCGCAGGCTGATTGCCCAGGAAGACGTCAAGGACGCGCTTATTTTCTGCAACCGAAAGCGCGATATCGGCACCCTTCACCGATCCATGACCAAGCACGGTTACTCCGTCGGCCAGTTGCATGGAGATATGGCGCAACCGGCGCGCATGGAAATGCTGCAACGGTTCAAGGAAAACAAGTTCACCTACATGATTTGCAGTGATGTTGCGGCCCGTGGCCTCGACATTCCGGCCCTAAGCCATGTCTTTAATTTCGACGTGCCGAGCCACGCCGAAGACTACGTTCACCGTATCGGCCGCACCGGACGCGCCGGTCTCCAGGGCCACGCCTACACCATTGCCGTCGCCGAAGACCGCAAGTATATCGAGGCGATCACCAGGCTGATCGGCAAGGAAATCCCACCATTCGGTCAAACAGGCTTCAAAGTCGTCGAAAACCCCAAACCGGTCAAGGCCACCCCCGATAAAGAGGACACGCCTAAAGAGGCCGCAGAAGAACAGACCCCGGATCAAGTCCCAGCTAAAGCTCAAGAACAAACCAGTGAGCAAGCCGCCCCTAAGCAGGAACGCGAGCGCAACCGCTCACGTGGTGGACGTGGCCGTGGACGTGGACGCCAACCCAGGGACGAAAAACCGGCAGATAAACCGGCAGATAAAGAGGCCGCCAAACCGCAGCCCCAACGGCAAAAACAGGCCCGGCCTCAGCAGCAACCGCGACCGGCCCAGAATTCAGGCGACGAAAAGCAGAAATTCGGCGACAGCGGCAACGTCCCGGCCTTCATGCGCCGCCCCGGCGACAAGTAA
- a CDS encoding nucleoside 2-deoxyribosyltransferase — translation MIVVGGYYLEQCVKPHEKVGFGSGGRAAMAIASAGVPVDWYYYSPSEDCRRVALSLAHENIAHFPHDSDALITFRYFHPLSSPVYSPSNPAISPSIEVEGDVVLRFGFMEGDAVVRGGRVIYDPQSPNEPISYSKNGSIASNLAIVLNATEVRKLGRSDDETEAVKKVGTIDNADVVLVKAGAEGCRVYLSGELQGTVPPYKSERVYKIGSGDVFSASFAYQWGVLGKSEMESADVASRCTSQYCETRLPTVLANEDLKRLKSIERKREGRIYIAGPFFTVGELWVIEEAWKALTELGAEVFSPYHAVGFGSADQVADADLKGLDECTAVLAFIDGCDLGTIFEIGYARSKNVPVVALSENAKDGDLTMLTGTGCILIDDFSTAIYRAAWESWR, via the coding sequence ATGATTGTTGTTGGAGGGTATTACCTCGAACAGTGTGTGAAGCCACATGAAAAGGTGGGTTTTGGTTCTGGTGGTAGAGCTGCGATGGCAATAGCATCTGCAGGAGTACCAGTTGATTGGTATTATTATAGCCCTTCGGAGGACTGTCGTCGTGTTGCTCTTTCTTTAGCCCACGAGAATATTGCGCATTTTCCGCATGACTCTGATGCACTTATTACATTTCGATATTTCCACCCCTTATCCTCTCCAGTCTACTCACCCAGCAATCCGGCAATTAGCCCATCGATTGAGGTTGAAGGCGATGTGGTGCTGCGCTTCGGTTTCATGGAGGGAGATGCTGTGGTTAGGGGAGGGCGGGTAATTTACGATCCCCAATCTCCAAATGAACCAATAAGTTACTCAAAAAATGGCTCGATTGCGAGCAATTTAGCCATTGTATTGAATGCAACAGAAGTCCGGAAGTTGGGCCGGTCAGATGATGAGACCGAAGCTGTTAAGAAAGTAGGCACAATAGATAATGCAGATGTGGTGTTGGTGAAAGCAGGTGCCGAGGGGTGTCGTGTTTACCTGTCTGGGGAACTCCAAGGAACTGTCCCACCTTACAAATCGGAGCGAGTATACAAGATCGGCTCAGGAGATGTGTTTAGCGCTTCTTTTGCATACCAATGGGGGGTTTTAGGAAAAAGCGAAATGGAAAGTGCCGATGTCGCTTCTCGCTGCACGTCCCAGTATTGTGAGACACGCCTTCCGACTGTCCTGGCCAATGAGGACTTGAAAAGACTGAAATCAATAGAAAGGAAACGCGAGGGGAGAATTTATATAGCTGGTCCCTTTTTCACGGTTGGAGAGTTATGGGTAATTGAGGAAGCATGGAAAGCTCTGACCGAACTCGGGGCGGAGGTGTTCTCCCCCTATCATGCTGTAGGATTTGGTTCAGCAGATCAGGTTGCAGATGCCGACCTTAAGGGATTGGACGAGTGCACAGCAGTTCTTGCATTCATTGATGGGTGTGATCTTGGGACAATATTTGAGATTGGCTATGCACGATCAAAAAATGTTCCAGTTGTCGCGTTATCTGAAAATGCCAAAGATGGAGATTTGACGATGCTCACGGGAACTGGGTGCATTCTGATCGATGATTTCTCGACTGCGATTTATCGGGCCGCTTGGGAAAGCTGGCGGTGA
- the aroQ gene encoding type II 3-dehydroquinate dehydratase — protein sequence MSSRILVLNGPNLNMLGTREPDVYGNETLADIEAKSVARAETLGLSVTFRQSNTEGELVDWVQQARNEADLIVVNAGAYTHTSVALLDALKACDIPVIEVHLSNIHQREEFRHHSFVSKAAVGMICGFGGYGYEMALDAAARILNNSSE from the coding sequence ATGTCATCTAGAATTCTGGTCCTTAACGGCCCTAACCTGAATATGCTGGGCACCCGCGAGCCCGACGTTTACGGCAACGAGACTCTGGCCGATATCGAGGCCAAATCAGTGGCCCGCGCCGAGACACTTGGACTTAGCGTCACCTTTCGCCAATCCAATACGGAAGGCGAGCTGGTCGACTGGGTTCAACAGGCGCGCAACGAGGCTGATCTTATCGTTGTCAATGCCGGGGCCTATACCCATACGTCTGTGGCTTTGCTCGACGCCCTGAAGGCTTGTGACATTCCGGTGATCGAAGTGCATTTATCAAACATTCACCAACGCGAAGAATTCCGCCATCATTCCTTCGTTTCCAAGGCCGCCGTGGGGATGATTTGCGGCTTCGGCGGCTACGGTTATGAAATGGCCCTTGATGCGGCGGCAAGAATCCTCAACAACAGTTCTGAATAA
- a CDS encoding leucyl/phenylalanyl-tRNA--protein transferase, with protein sequence MAPATPVPNLLNPQLLVRAYATGIFPMSESRHDPSIFWVDPQVRGVLPLDTFHVTRSLKKTIRKRHFSVGFNIDFPAVIEACAETPRPDQGTWINDQIIDAYTELHRLGLAHSVECRLDGKLVGGLYGVSLNGAFCGESMFSHETDASKVALVHLVARLKYCNMHLLDTQFVTDHLKKFGAIEIPARDYLVALNHAMESDAKFQFDVSDEESWSSVEAVLTQSSSQTS encoded by the coding sequence ATGGCCCCCGCCACACCCGTACCGAACCTACTAAACCCCCAGTTACTGGTTCGCGCTTACGCCACCGGTATTTTCCCGATGTCCGAATCACGCCATGACCCGTCGATCTTTTGGGTTGATCCGCAAGTCCGGGGCGTTTTGCCCCTTGATACATTCCACGTCACCCGCAGCCTGAAAAAGACCATCCGGAAGCGCCACTTCAGTGTCGGTTTTAACATCGACTTTCCGGCCGTCATTGAAGCCTGCGCCGAAACGCCAAGGCCCGATCAAGGCACCTGGATCAACGACCAGATTATCGACGCCTATACGGAACTTCACCGATTGGGACTCGCCCACAGCGTCGAATGCCGTCTTGATGGAAAACTTGTTGGTGGTCTTTACGGGGTTTCCTTGAATGGCGCTTTTTGTGGCGAGAGCATGTTCTCCCACGAGACCGACGCCTCGAAGGTCGCCCTCGTCCACCTGGTGGCGCGACTGAAGTATTGCAACATGCACTTACTCGACACGCAATTTGTTACTGATCACCTGAAAAAATTCGGGGCCATTGAAATTCCTGCCCGCGATTATCTGGTGGCCCTGAACCATGCCATGGAATCCGACGCCAAGTTTCAGTTCGATGTTTCGGATGAGGAGTCCTGGTCTTCGGTCGAGGCGGTATTGACGCAATCGAGCAGCCAGACGTCATAA
- a CDS encoding DUF2155 domain-containing protein, producing the protein MRIIGFFGFLFLLLTSPGVQADPFNTAVLQGLDKVTARVSTIEVPLGDTAKFGALEIIVRACDKRPPEETPESAAFLDVWEVRPGEPAVSIFRGWMFASSPALSALEHPVYDVWLLDCVNTASTEDQDSSSETSN; encoded by the coding sequence ATGAGGATCATCGGGTTTTTCGGTTTTCTGTTTTTATTGCTGACGTCACCAGGGGTTCAGGCCGATCCGTTCAATACCGCCGTCTTGCAGGGACTGGACAAGGTAACAGCGCGGGTTTCGACCATTGAGGTGCCACTTGGCGATACCGCCAAGTTCGGGGCGCTGGAAATTATCGTTCGCGCCTGCGACAAGCGGCCACCGGAAGAAACGCCCGAAAGTGCGGCCTTTCTCGATGTTTGGGAAGTTCGCCCGGGTGAGCCTGCGGTCAGTATCTTCCGTGGCTGGATGTTCGCGTCCTCCCCGGCACTATCGGCGCTGGAACATCCGGTTTATGACGTCTGGCTGCTCGATTGCGTCAATACCGCCTCGACCGAAGACCAGGACTCCTCATCCGAAACATCGAACTGA
- a CDS encoding class I SAM-dependent methyltransferase, translated as MDLLAPKAGERILDLGCGHGKLTEKIVALGADVLAIDASAEQVEGARARGIDAHIMNASALAFEDRFDAVFSNAVLHWIKDASSVIEGVKRALVPGGRFVGEFGGAGNVARVAQSVERVMEKRGLAIADYWPWYFPTVEDYGGHLQAAGLTLGHMELFARPTPLPGDITGWLETFGESFIKAIPEDEQTIFLQDVRDDLAPDLQDKQGVWTVDYVRLRFQAFLP; from the coding sequence ATGGATTTGCTGGCCCCGAAAGCCGGTGAACGAATCCTCGACCTTGGTTGCGGCCATGGCAAGTTGACGGAAAAAATCGTCGCTCTGGGGGCAGATGTTCTGGCCATTGACGCCAGTGCTGAACAGGTTGAAGGGGCGCGCGCCCGCGGCATTGACGCCCACATCATGAACGCCAGCGCGCTTGCTTTCGAGGACCGGTTTGACGCTGTTTTCTCGAACGCCGTCCTGCACTGGATCAAAGACGCCAGCAGCGTTATCGAAGGCGTCAAAAGGGCGCTGGTTCCTGGTGGCCGCTTTGTCGGTGAGTTTGGTGGCGCGGGCAATGTCGCTCGTGTTGCCCAGAGCGTTGAGCGGGTCATGGAAAAGCGCGGCCTTGCCATTGCCGATTACTGGCCCTGGTATTTTCCCACGGTGGAGGACTATGGCGGACACCTGCAAGCAGCCGGATTGACCCTTGGTCATATGGAGTTGTTTGCCCGTCCAACCCCGCTTCCAGGCGACATCACAGGCTGGCTCGAAACGTTCGGTGAAAGTTTCATCAAGGCCATACCCGAGGACGAGCAGACGATTTTTTTGCAGGATGTTCGTGATGATCTGGCTCCTGACTTGCAGGATAAACAAGGCGTCTGGACGGTAGATTATGTGCGTCTGCGTTTTCAGGCATTCCTTCCATGA
- a CDS encoding 4-carboxymuconolactone decarboxylase, with the protein MDEKMFEKGLAKRKATLGDEYVEGVMENADDFARPFQEAMTAWCWGFGWGDEVIDEKTRSMMNLAMIGALGKMHEWELHCRGALKNGVSVEEIRAIVHVISIYCGVPQGVECFRHARKVLEEEGKL; encoded by the coding sequence ATGGACGAAAAAATGTTTGAAAAGGGACTGGCCAAACGAAAGGCCACGCTGGGCGATGAGTATGTTGAAGGCGTCATGGAAAACGCCGACGATTTCGCCCGCCCGTTTCAGGAAGCCATGACCGCCTGGTGCTGGGGTTTCGGCTGGGGTGATGAGGTCATTGACGAGAAAACCCGCTCGATGATGAATTTGGCGATGATCGGGGCGCTGGGCAAAATGCACGAATGGGAACTGCATTGCCGCGGCGCTTTGAAAAACGGCGTCTCGGTTGAAGAAATACGCGCCATCGTCCACGTCATCAGCATCTACTGCGGCGTCCCCCAGGGAGTGGAATGCTTCCGTCATGCCCGCAAGGTGCTTGAGGAAGAAGGCAAGCTTTAA
- a CDS encoding acetyl-CoA carboxylase biotin carboxyl carrier protein, which translates to MADKNPKKSKIDEDLVRQLAGLLDETGLSEIEYGTDEWHLRVAKGGAIASTPVPAPMEAPKAEASGTPADDAGSHADHPGVVVSPMVGTAYTAADPETPPFVKIGDQVSEGDTLLLIEAMKVFNPIKAARAGKVTRVFIDNGTPIEFGEPLMIIE; encoded by the coding sequence ATGGCTGATAAAAACCCGAAAAAATCCAAAATTGACGAAGACCTTGTGCGTCAACTGGCCGGACTGCTTGATGAAACCGGCCTGAGCGAAATCGAATACGGCACCGACGAATGGCACCTGCGGGTGGCCAAGGGTGGCGCCATCGCCAGCACACCGGTTCCAGCACCAATGGAAGCGCCAAAGGCGGAAGCTTCTGGCACCCCTGCCGATGATGCAGGCTCCCATGCCGATCATCCCGGCGTTGTTGTCTCGCCCATGGTTGGCACCGCCTACACCGCTGCCGACCCTGAAACACCGCCGTTCGTTAAAATCGGTGATCAGGTTTCTGAAGGCGACACGTTGTTGCTGATCGAGGCCATGAAAGTCTTCAACCCGATCAAGGCTGCCAGAGCAGGCAAAGTGACGCGTGTTTTCATCGACAACGGAACGCCCATTGAATTTGGCGAGCCGCTGATGATTATCGAGTAA
- the thiS gene encoding sulfur carrier protein ThiS — MQITINGEAQSFDAALNVEQLLGQIGLDHRKVAVERNLEIVPKSRYGETVLGDGDKLEIVHFIGGGAPEDDDPLVIDGRKLGSRLIIGTGKYADYEQNRLALEASGAEMVTVAVRRVNLTDPNAPMLMDSIDPKKYIYLPNTAGCFTKDDALRTLRLAREAGGWDLVKLEVLGDEKSLYPRMIQTLEATETLIADGFKVMVYCSDDPMLCQELEAMGCVAIMPLGAPIGSGLGIQNPVNIRMIVEQSKVPVIVDAGVGTASDATVAMELGCDGVLMNTAIAGAGDPVRMARAMKHAVIAGREAYLAGRMAKKMYADPSSPLAGLI; from the coding sequence ATGCAGATTACCATCAATGGCGAAGCGCAAAGTTTTGATGCGGCTTTGAATGTAGAACAATTGCTGGGCCAAATCGGCCTGGATCACCGCAAGGTTGCCGTTGAGCGCAACCTGGAAATCGTGCCCAAGTCGCGCTACGGGGAAACCGTGCTGGGCGATGGTGATAAGCTGGAAATTGTCCACTTTATTGGCGGCGGCGCTCCCGAAGACGATGATCCACTTGTTATTGATGGTCGAAAGCTTGGCTCACGGTTGATTATCGGCACCGGAAAATACGCCGACTATGAACAGAATCGCCTGGCCCTTGAGGCTTCGGGAGCAGAAATGGTCACTGTCGCGGTGAGACGGGTCAACCTGACGGATCCGAATGCGCCGATGCTGATGGATTCAATCGACCCCAAAAAATACATCTACCTCCCAAATACAGCCGGTTGCTTCACCAAGGATGACGCGCTGCGGACTCTGCGACTGGCGCGCGAGGCTGGCGGCTGGGATCTGGTTAAACTGGAGGTGCTTGGAGACGAGAAAAGCCTCTATCCGCGCATGATCCAAACGCTGGAGGCCACAGAAACCCTTATTGCTGACGGCTTCAAGGTGATGGTCTATTGCTCCGACGATCCTATGTTATGCCAGGAACTGGAAGCCATGGGCTGTGTCGCCATCATGCCGCTGGGTGCGCCCATCGGTTCGGGGCTGGGTATTCAGAACCCGGTCAACATCCGCATGATCGTCGAGCAATCAAAGGTGCCGGTGATCGTCGATGCCGGTGTCGGCACGGCCTCTGACGCCACTGTCGCCATGGAACTTGGCTGTGACGGGGTGCTGATGAACACCGCCATTGCCGGGGCTGGTGATCCGGTGCGTATGGCCCGGGCCATGAAACACGCTGTCATCGCCGGGCGCGAAGCCTACCTTGCCGGACGGATGGCCAAAAAAATGTACGCCGATCCATCCTCGCCACTGGCCGGGCTTATATAA